The Microcystis panniformis FACHB-1757 region TCCCCCAAAATACTCGGAGCTTGGAATTTGCATCTCCTCAGTCAAGAAGTTGATTTAGACTGGTTTATTAATTTTTCCTCGATGGCCTCGGTGTTAGGGTCTTCTGGACAGAGTAATTATGCTAGTGCTAATGCCTTTTTAGATAGTCTAGCTCATTATCGTCAAGCGCAAGGACTGCCGGCCCTGACCATTAATTGGGGTCCCTGGGCAGAGGGTGGTATGGCCGAAAATTTAGGCGAAAAAGCGAAAAAAAGGCTAATTAAACAGGGTTTTACCCCTCTTGATCCCCAAAAATGTTTGCATCTCCTCGAAACATTGCTGACGACTTCTCGGACACAGGTAACTGTCGCTTCTCTCAATTGGAATAGCTTTTTTAACAGTTTCGAGAATCAAAAAATTCCGCCTTTATTACGAGATTTCCAAAGTTTTTCAGCCCCAAAATTAACCCCAGACAATAATTTTATTGATGTCTTAAGGACAGTACCAATTGAGGAGCGTTTTGCGGCTTTGACTGCTCATGTTCAAGGGATTGTAGCGGAAATTCTCGCTATTCCGGCTAGAGAATTTACCCAAGTTGACCAAGGTTTTTTTGAGTTGGGAATGGGTTCTTTAATGACGGTGGAATTACGCAATCGTTTAGCCAACGATTTAGGTAAATCTCTGGCGGCAACTATCACTTTTAAATACCCAACAGTGACCAGTTTGGTCGATTATCTGGTAGCTGAAGTTATTGACCTTGACTTTAGTTTAAAACCCTTAGCAATAGGAGCAAATCAAGATAGCAATCTTGATCCCCTCAACGAAGAAGATTTATCCCTAGAAGAATTGTCCGATTTACTGCTACAGGAGTTAAATTCCTTAAGTTAGAAAAGCAGACCTCAAACCCTATCTAAATAACCTGTTTACCATGACACAAACACCTGCCAAAACTGATCAAATGAGCTTAATAAAAGATGCCTTAAATCAAATTAAGGTCTTAAAAACTAAGCTACATACCCTAGAAAAAGCTAAGAATGAACCAATTGCAATTATTGGTATGTCCTGTCGCTTTCCCCAGGGAGCTAATTCACCGGAAACTTTTTGGGAATTATTGCAATCAGGAACCGATGCCATCAGCGAAATTCCGCCGCAACGCTGGAATATTGACAATTATTACGATCCTAAGCCCGATGCAAGGGGAAAAGTCTATACCCGTCACGGTGGCTTCTTAAATCAACCGATAGATCAATTTGACGCTGATTTTTTTGGTCTTTCTCCCCGGGAGGTGGCACAAATGGATCCGCAACAGCGATTACTGCTGGAACTAGCCTGGGAAGCTCTGGAAAATGCGGGAATATCACCCTTAAATCGGCGAGGAAGTCAAACGGGGGTATTTATCGGCATGATGACTCAAGATTACTCCCATTTTAGCCATCATCCCGCTCTGATTGATGCCTATACGGGAACGGGAAATGCTAAAAGTGTAGCTTCGGGACGTTTATCCTATCTTTTTGGATTTCATGGCCCAACTTTAACGGTTGATACTGCTTGTGCCTCCTCTTTAGTCGCTGTTCATTTAGCTTGCCAAAGTTTACGCAATAACGAGTGTGAAGTTGCCCTAGCCGGGGGAGTCAACCTAATGTTAACTCCCTTCGTTACTATCATGGAATCCCGCGCCCAGATGTTGTCTCCTGACGGTCGTTGTAAAACCTTTGATAGAACAGCGAATGGCTATGTGCGGGGAGAAGGCGGCGGTATTATAGTTTTAAAGTCTTTATCTGCGGCTATTCGGGATAATAACTTGATTTTAGGACTAATTAAAGGTTCGGCCGTTAACCATGGCGGTACGAGTAGCGGTTTAACAGTTCCCAATCAACTTAGTCAAGAACAATTGATTCGTCAGGCTTTAAAAAATGCTCAGGTAAAGCCAGAGGACATTAGCTATATTGAAGCCCATGGAACTGGCACTTCTTTGGGCGATCCCATTGAATTAGGTGCATTATCGACAGTTTTTGCTAAAAATCCCCAACCGGTTTGGGTTAGTTCCGTCAAAACTAATATCGGCCATCTAGAAGCGGCCGCTGGTATTGCCGGACTGATGAAAGTGATTTTATGCTTGCAACATCGACAAATTGCCCCCCATCTCCACTTCCAGCAACCGACACCCCATCTAGACTGGGAAAATCAACCGCTGAAAGTTCCGACTAAAAACCGTGAATGGGTTAGTGAAAATTCTGCTCGTTTAGCTGGAGTTAGTTCTTTTGGCTTAAATGGCACTAATGCCCATATTATTCTCGAAGAATACCCTTACGAACCTCAAACGACTGCGGCACCTGATTCATCGCCCTATCTGTTCACCCTCTCAGCCAAGACCGAATCGGCTTTAATCAAACTAGCCCAAAAATACGCAAATTACCTAGAAAATGCGAAAAATATTGCTTTAAGCTCCATTTGTGCTACTAGCAATCGCAGTCGCTCCCAATTACCCCATCGTTTCACCTGTGTTGTCTCTAGTCACTGCCAACTTCAAGAAAAATTAACCGCTTTTGTTCAGGGTGAACCGAGTTCTTTTCGCCAAAAAAGTGAATTTAGTGGCAAAAATCGGGCAAAAATTGCCTTTCTATTTCCAGGACAGGGTTCTCAATACCCCGGTATGGGAAGGGAACTATACCAATCCTATCCTCTATTTCGTCAAACACTCGATCGCTGTGATCAGATTCTCCGTCAATATGGCGACTATTGCCTAACGGAGATTATTGACCAAGAAAATCATCTCAATCAAACTTTTTACAGCCAACCTGCCCTATTTGCTCTCGAATACGCCCTTTTTAAACTCTGGGAATCCTGGGGAATTGCCCCCCATGGGGTTATGGGTCATAGTTTAGGGGAATATGTGGCCGCCTGTGTTGCTGGAGTCTTTAGTTTAGAAGATGCCTTAAAATTAGTCTTCTATCGGGCTAAATTGATGGATTCTGTGGGAAAAAGTGGTTCAATGGTCGTTATCTCGGCTAGTGAAGCTGAAATTATTCCCTTAATTGCCCCCTATCAATCTCAGGTCGCTATTGCCGCTATTAATGGTCAGGATAATATTGTCCTGTCCGGTGCTGCAGAGACCATAGAAACCCTGGTAAAACAGCTTCAGGTCAAAAATCTGAAAATTACCCGGTTAAATGTCTCTCAAGCCTTTCATTCCCCTCTGATGGAGGAGATTTTAGACGAGTTCCGACAAATTGCTGAAACTATCACCTATCATCCCCCCCAACGAGCCTTAATTTCTAACCTTAATGGCAAGTTAGTCAATTTTGAGGTCACTACTCCCGATTATTGGTGTCGTCATCTCCGGTCTTCTGTTCGCTTTGCCGATGGGATAAAAACCTTACTGGACAACGGTTATGAGCTATTTGTCGAATGCGGCTCCCATCCCGTTTTATCGGGCATGGGCAGCCTACTGGATAAAAATTATTCTTGTCTTTGGTTGCCCAGTTTGCGTCGTCAAACCTCTGACCGACAACAGATCCTCGAGAGTGTCAGTCAGCTTTATCTGCGGGGATTCGCCCTGAATTGGCAAGAGATAACGGCCAATCAAGACAGTAAACCCTGTATCTTACCGACCTACACCTTTGAAAGAAGTAGTTATTGGCTAAAAACAGGCGACTTGACCCCAGAAGAAGCGCAATTATTGCCTAAATTGTCGAAATATCTCCTAGAAACACCGCCGCAACCGCCAGAAGTTGTCAAAACCACCACTGCATCATCTTCTGGTCATCTAATTACCCTTGACTCTTTGTTGGCCACACCCGCAGAGAAACAGCTTAAACAACTAGAAACCTACATTATCGGTGTTTTAGAACAGATTACTGGTTTATCCGTGGTCAAGCTACATACCAAGCAACCGCTCTCTAGTTTAGGCTTAGATTCTCTCATGTCCAGTCAATTACGACGTCAACTAGAGGAGGATTTAAAAATTATTGTTCCCGTGGAATACCTAGCGGGATTGAGTATTGAGCAGTTTTTACCGCAAATATTCAACTTAATCACCCAAAATTCCCAACCTGCAACTAGCCACAAAACTCCTCTCCCCTCAAAACAGAAAAAACCAATCAAGACGACTAAAGCCGAAAATATCTCTAATGATCCGAAACTTTGGCTAATTCGCAAACAAGCTAATCCTAACGCCCACATTCGTCTATTTTGTTTTCCCTACGCCGGTGGGGGTGCCTCCCTATTCCAAAATTGGCTGAATTACTGCCCCAAGCAAGTGGAATTGTGGGCGATTCAACTACCCGGACGCGAAACGCGTCTTCAGGAAACTGCGATTACATCGCTAAAATCCCTGATTAATCGTCTCATTCCGATTCTGACTCCCTATTTAGACCAACCTTATGCTTTTTTTGGTCATAGCATGGGTTCTTTAATCAGTTTTGAATTAACCAGAGAATTGGCTAAAACTCGGCAAAATCTACCCCAACATTTATTTATGTCTGGATTTCGAGCGCCTCAAATTGTCAATCCTGATTTACCCATTCATCGTCTGGGAGATGAGCAATTTTTAACAGCTTTAGGTCATTTTCAAGGAACCCCAGAAACTCTCCTCAAAAATCCCGATTTAATGGCGGCTTTTTTGCCAATTTTACGAGCAGATTTCAAACTCCTAGAGACCTATTCTTATCAACAAGGTCAACCCTTAAATTGTCCTATTACCGTTTTTGGAGGCCACAACGATGCCAAGGTTTCTGCCGATCAATTACAACAATGGCAACTGCAAACCAATCAAGATTTTGTCCTGCATACCTTACCGGGAGGACATTTCTTTATCAATCAACATACGGAGAAAATTATGAAAATAATTGGCCAAAGTTTACGAGAGTTTCCTGAACAAATGACTGCCTAATCAACCAACTATTCAAGGGAGAAAAATCATGACTTTAGATTACAAAGAGCAATACTGTATTATTGGGGCTGGTGCCGCAGGATTAGCGGCGGCTAGAGCCTTAAGCAAAGCCAAAATTCCCTTTAATGTTATCGAATCTGCCCAGGATGTTGGGGGTATTTGGATTTATGATCGTCCCGATAGTCCAATGTATAAAAATACACATCTGATTGGTCATAAAACCACACAACCTTTTTCCGATTTTCCCATGCCAAAAGATTACCCAGATTATCCCAATCATCGGTTAGTCTATGAATATCTTCGCAATTATGCCGCTCATTTCAATCTCTATGATTTCATGGAATTTAATCTCAGCGTGGAGAAAGTAAAAAAGGTGGGTAACTTTTGGGATGTCACCCTTAGCAACCAAGAAACCAGACGATACCGAGGAGTTTTAATCGCTAGTGGTTATCATAGTAAACCGAATATTCCTCAATTTTCTGGGCATTTTGACGGGGAAATTATCCATTCAAAAGATTATGATAATCCCGCTCAACTAAATGCTAAAAAAGTCCTAGTAGTTGGAGCGGGACAATCAGCCATGGATTTAGTCGTCGAAGCGGCTATCAATGGCAGTAAAACTTTCCATAGTACCCGTCGTGGCTTTCTCTGTATGCCGAAATTTTTGTTCGGTTTGCCCCCAGAATGGGTGATGATTAACACGCCAATCATGAATCTAATTCCAGCCCAAGAACACATGAAAATGATGGCTTTATTATCACCAATAGCTCTATTCTTACAAGGAGTTAATCTCAAAAAACTCAATATTCCTACAGACTGTAAAAGTAACGGTCTAATTATTCCCAACAGTGACCAACAAATCTATCGTTATTATGTGCATGGAGATGTCACCCATAAGCCTAATATTCAACAATTAGACGGAAAGAAAGTTATTTTTGCCGATGGCAGTACAGAAGAAATTGATCTGATTATCTACGCCACTGGTTACAAAATTGAATTTTCTTTTATTGACAAATCTGATTTAAATTGGCAAGAAGGAACCACCCAGCCTAACCTCTATATGAATGTTTTTCACCCAGAGGAAAATAACCTGTTTGTCATCGGAATGGTTCATCCCACTGGCACCCACTGGCGAGTATTTGAAGAACAAAGTAATTTAGTGGCCGCTTATCTACAAGCTCAGGATAAAAAATCCCGGTTTGTCTATAAATTTGAAAAGCTAAAACGTCAAATTAGTGCCAATTTAAGCGCCGACAATAAACACCATAGCGGTACTCACTCCTTAGTGATTGACAAATTGGGTTATATACGCCAAGCCCAAGGATTAGCTCGCCGATTACTGGCTTAAATCTCCCACCATAATTAACCCCCTGAAATCCCTCTATCTTAAATCCAATGCCCTACATTATTGAGACAGCTACTGGTTTTCCAGAACATTACTATCCCCAAGAAGTTCTAGAAGTCAATATCAGAAATCATTGTGCT contains the following coding sequences:
- a CDS encoding type I polyketide synthase, translated to MTQTPAKTDQMSLIKDALNQIKVLKTKLHTLEKAKNEPIAIIGMSCRFPQGANSPETFWELLQSGTDAISEIPPQRWNIDNYYDPKPDARGKVYTRHGGFLNQPIDQFDADFFGLSPREVAQMDPQQRLLLELAWEALENAGISPLNRRGSQTGVFIGMMTQDYSHFSHHPALIDAYTGTGNAKSVASGRLSYLFGFHGPTLTVDTACASSLVAVHLACQSLRNNECEVALAGGVNLMLTPFVTIMESRAQMLSPDGRCKTFDRTANGYVRGEGGGIIVLKSLSAAIRDNNLILGLIKGSAVNHGGTSSGLTVPNQLSQEQLIRQALKNAQVKPEDISYIEAHGTGTSLGDPIELGALSTVFAKNPQPVWVSSVKTNIGHLEAAAGIAGLMKVILCLQHRQIAPHLHFQQPTPHLDWENQPLKVPTKNREWVSENSARLAGVSSFGLNGTNAHIILEEYPYEPQTTAAPDSSPYLFTLSAKTESALIKLAQKYANYLENAKNIALSSICATSNRSRSQLPHRFTCVVSSHCQLQEKLTAFVQGEPSSFRQKSEFSGKNRAKIAFLFPGQGSQYPGMGRELYQSYPLFRQTLDRCDQILRQYGDYCLTEIIDQENHLNQTFYSQPALFALEYALFKLWESWGIAPHGVMGHSLGEYVAACVAGVFSLEDALKLVFYRAKLMDSVGKSGSMVVISASEAEIIPLIAPYQSQVAIAAINGQDNIVLSGAAETIETLVKQLQVKNLKITRLNVSQAFHSPLMEEILDEFRQIAETITYHPPQRALISNLNGKLVNFEVTTPDYWCRHLRSSVRFADGIKTLLDNGYELFVECGSHPVLSGMGSLLDKNYSCLWLPSLRRQTSDRQQILESVSQLYLRGFALNWQEITANQDSKPCILPTYTFERSSYWLKTGDLTPEEAQLLPKLSKYLLETPPQPPEVVKTTTASSSGHLITLDSLLATPAEKQLKQLETYIIGVLEQITGLSVVKLHTKQPLSSLGLDSLMSSQLRRQLEEDLKIIVPVEYLAGLSIEQFLPQIFNLITQNSQPATSHKTPLPSKQKKPIKTTKAENISNDPKLWLIRKQANPNAHIRLFCFPYAGGGASLFQNWLNYCPKQVELWAIQLPGRETRLQETAITSLKSLINRLIPILTPYLDQPYAFFGHSMGSLISFELTRELAKTRQNLPQHLFMSGFRAPQIVNPDLPIHRLGDEQFLTALGHFQGTPETLLKNPDLMAAFLPILRADFKLLETYSYQQGQPLNCPITVFGGHNDAKVSADQLQQWQLQTNQDFVLHTLPGGHFFINQHTEKIMKIIGQSLREFPEQMTA
- a CDS encoding flavin-containing monooxygenase, with product MTLDYKEQYCIIGAGAAGLAAARALSKAKIPFNVIESAQDVGGIWIYDRPDSPMYKNTHLIGHKTTQPFSDFPMPKDYPDYPNHRLVYEYLRNYAAHFNLYDFMEFNLSVEKVKKVGNFWDVTLSNQETRRYRGVLIASGYHSKPNIPQFSGHFDGEIIHSKDYDNPAQLNAKKVLVVGAGQSAMDLVVEAAINGSKTFHSTRRGFLCMPKFLFGLPPEWVMINTPIMNLIPAQEHMKMMALLSPIALFLQGVNLKKLNIPTDCKSNGLIIPNSDQQIYRYYVHGDVTHKPNIQQLDGKKVIFADGSTEEIDLIIYATGYKIEFSFIDKSDLNWQEGTTQPNLYMNVFHPEENNLFVIGMVHPTGTHWRVFEEQSNLVAAYLQAQDKKSRFVYKFEKLKRQISANLSADNKHHSGTHSLVIDKLGYIRQAQGLARRLLA